The genome window TCAGCACGGCCGCGGCCCCTATCCGCAGCGGCAGTTGGAGCCACCAGTCGCCCGACGCGGGCGCGGGCAGGTCGACTTCGAGGGCGAGCAGCACACCGTAGACGCCGAGCATGGCCGAAAGGTGCCACAGGAACGCGGTCATCGAGACTCCGTTGGCCGCCACGACCGTCCGCCACACCTTCGGCCGCTCCAGCCATCGCGCGACCGGCCCCCGCAGCCACTCCACCGCGCCGACCAGCCACAGCCCGTGGCACAGCAGCGCGAAGGTCGGCGGCGCCATGTTCGACACCTTCTCGCCCGGCATCCCGACCATCGACAGCGGATACGGCCCGTACGCCACCAGCAGCGCGGCCCCCGCGAGCCCGGCCCCGGCGAGGAGGTACGGCCGGGTCAGCCGCCCGTCGGCGCGCAGGAACCCGAGTTGATGGATCGCGAGCCATACGAAGGCGAAGTCGAGGAACTCGACGAACGGCACGTCGAGCGCGAAGCGCAGCACGTCCACGAGCGCGGCGGCGGCCACGAGCCCCCCGAACGCGCCCCACCCGTATCGCTCGTGCAGCTTCAGCAGCGGCGGGGTGAAGGCGACCATCGCCAGGTAGACGCCGATGAACCAGAGCGGTTGGGCGACGAGTCGCAGCGCCACGTCGAGCAGTCCGCCGCCCCGGCCCGTGAGATGGAGGAGGACGGCGGCGGCGCCCCACACCCCTATGAACACCATGGTCGGCCGGAGCAGCCGCTGGAGGCGGACGCGCAGGAAGGCGGGGTAGACCGAACCCCCGTCCGGGGACTTGCGGCTGAGCGAGCGGTAGGCGAGGGCGTGCGAGAAGCCGCCGACGAAGAAGAACACCGGCATGATCTGCAGGGCCCAGGTGAGGATCTGGAGCCGCGGCTCGACGGCGAGGAGGTTCCCCACCTCGACCCCGCCACCACTGGCGCCGTCGCCGCCGGTGGTCACGGCCGCCATCAGCCAGTGCCCGAGCACGACCGTGCCGAGAGAGGCGACGCGGAGGAGGTCGACATACCGGTCACGGGTGGACGGGGTGGCGGCGGCGAGTTCGCGCGCGCCGACACCGGTCCTCGCGCTGGCTGTTGCGGTCATGGGAGTACGGTCGCGCGGGCGCCGGGGCGGGCGGCAGCGCTCCCGTACTCAGCTCATGTCTGAGTACCTACGGTCGGACCGCCGGAAGCACGGTCGCCCCCGGCGCGGGCGAGGCGGCCACCCGCGCGGCCTCGCAGGTGCCGGACGCGAGGAGGCGCTCGGCGACGGTACGGGCCGAGTCGGCGTCCCGGGTGAGGAAGGCCGTGGTCGGGCCCGAGCCGGAGACGAGCGCGGCGAGCGCGCCGGCGGCACGGCCCACGGCGAGCGTGTCGGCCAGCCTCGGGAACAGGGAAAGGGCGGCGGGCTGAAGGCCGTTGGAGCCAGGCAGGAAGGCCGCGAGCGCGTCGACGTCACCCTTGGCGAGCGCGTCCAGCAACACCTGGGAGGCGACGGGTTCGGGGACGACGTCGTGCGCGTGCAGCCGGTCGAACTCGCGGTAGACGGCAGGGGTGGAGAGCCCGCCGTCGGCGACGGCGAACACCCAGTGGAAGGTCCCGCCGACGTCGAGGGGCTGGAGCCGCTCGCCGCGCCCGGTCCCGAGAGCGGCCCCGCCCACCAGGCCGAACGGCACATCGCTGCCCAACTCGGCGCAGATGTCGAGGAGTTCGGCGCGCGAGGCGTTCGTCCCCCACAGCGTGTCGCAGGCCAGGAGCGCACCGGCCGCGTCCGCGCTGCCGCCGGCCATACCGCCCGCGACGGGGATGTCCTTGGCGATGTGGAGGTGGACGGCCGCCTCGACGCCATGGCGTGCGGCCAGCGCGAGCGCGGCGCGGGCGGCGAGGTTCGTGGCGTCCAGCGGGACCTGGTCGGCGCCGGGGCCCTCGCAGGTGACGGTCAGTTCGTCGGCGGGGGTGGCGGTGACCTCGTCGTACAGCCCGACGGCGAGGAAGACGTTGGCCAGGTCGTGGAAGCCGTCGGGCCGGGCACCGCCGACCGCGAGCTGGACGTTGACCTTGGCGGGGACGCGAACGGTGACGCTCACGGCTGACGGGACTCCTCGTGGTCGGTGCTGCTGTCGGTGCTGCTGTCGGTCCCGGTGTCGGCGGCGGGGTCGGTGACGCGGTTCTCGGCGATGGCGGCGAACTCCTCGACCGTCAGGGACTCGCCGCGGGCCTGCGGGGAGACCCCGGCGGCGACGAGCGCGGCCTCGGCGGCGGCGGCCGAACCGGCCCACCCGGCGAGCGCGGCGCGCAGCGTCTTGCGGCGCTGGGCGAAGGCCGCGTCGACGACCGCGAACACCTCCCGCCGGTCGGCGGTGGTCTTGAGCGGCTCGGCCCGGCGGACCAGCGAGACAAGGCCGCTGTCGACGTTCGGCGCCGGCCAGAAGACGTTCCGCCCGATCGCGCCGGCCCGCTTGACCCGCGCGTACCAGTTCGCCTTCACCGACGGCACCCCGTACACCTTCGAGCCCGGCCCGGCGGCGAGCCGGTCGGCGACCTCCGCCTGGACCATCACGAGGGTGCGCTCGATGGAGGGGAAGGTCTCCAGCATGTGCAGCAGGACGGGGACGGCGACGTTGTACGGGAGGTTCGCGACGAGCGCCGTGGGCGGAGGGCCGGGAAGCTCGGTCACCTGCATCGCGTCCGAGTGCACGAGGGCGAAACGGGCGGCGCGGGCGGGCATCCGGGCGGTGATCGTCGCGGGCAGCGCGGCGGCGAGGACGTCGTCGATCTCGACGGCGGTGACCCGGTCCGCGACCTCCAGCAGGGCCAGGGTGAGCGAGCCGAGACCCGGGCCCACCTCGACGACCGTGTCCTCCGGGCGCACGTCGGCGGTCCGCACGATCCGGCGGACCGTGTTCGCGTCGATCACGAAGTTCTGGCCACGCTGCTTGGTGGGGCGCACGCCGAGCGCTGCCGCGAGTTCGCGGACGTCGGCGGGGCCCAGGAGGGCGTCGGGGGAGGGGCTGGTCACGGCACAAGGGTACGGGTTGGGGCCGGGGCGCCTGACAGCTCGGGGGTGCGGGTGCGTGGGCGAGCGCGGCCCGGTGGGGCTTCTCGCGCAGTTCCCCGCGCCCCTGAAAAGCAGGGGCTGCGCCCCCTGCTTTTCAGGCCCGCGGGGCCGTGGTCTTTCAGGCCCGCAGGGCCGTGGTCTTTCAGGGGCGCGGGGCCATGGTCTTTCAGGGGCGCGGGGAACTGCGCGAGAAGCCCCACGCACCCGCAGCCGCCAACGCAGCCGCCAACGCACCCGCACCCCACTAGGCGCCCCTCACCCCCGCAACCTGGCCCCGCAATGCGGCCAAGGACTCGCCCCCCGCTGCACATACAGCTTCTTCGCCCGCAGCGTCTGCTCACCCGCGGACGCGTCCTGGGGCCGCCCACTACCCCCCAGGCTCTGCCAGGTCCGCGTATCGAACTGGTACAGCCCGCCGTACGTCCCGGAGGGATCGACCGCGTTGGGACGGCCCCCCGACTCGCACGCCGCCAACCCCGACCAGTTCAACCCCTCCGCCCCGGCCACCGACGTCGGAATCGCCTTCGTCCCCACCTTCACCACCTGGTCCCGAGGCTCACGCACGATCTCGGTCCGCAGCAACCGGGGCCGCTGCTTGACCCCGTTGACCGTCCGCAGCGCGTAGGTGACCCGCCGCGTCCCCACGGCCCCGGCCCGCTCGACGACCTCCGTGCCCCGGAAGAGGGAGGGATCGTCGACGCGCCGCACCCGGAACGGAATCGGCACCTCGCGCACCTCCGTCGACCCGGTCACCCGCAGCACGGTCACCGTCTGCCCGTCCCGGGGGAAGCTCGACCACTCGGCCGAGGTGGTGTCCTCCCCGCGCAGGGTGACCCCGGCCTGCTCCACGGCCTCCCCCACGGTCGCCGCGTTCGTCCGGATCGTCCGTGTCCGCCCGTCCGCCATGATCGTGACGGTGCGCTCGGTACGGACGTCCAGCGCCAGCCCCTCCCGCCCGATCCGCTGGGAGCGCGAGGTCGAGACGTACGCGCCCTCCGCACGCACCCCGAGCTGCTGAAGCGCCCCGTCCACCGTGTGCGCGGTCGTCCACACCTTGCGCCGCTGGCCGTCCAGGGTGAGGGCGACGGGCCGCCCGTAGTGCACGGCGACCTCGTCACCGCTGCTCAGCGCGGTGCCGGGGGCGGGCGCGATCACATCGTGGGCGCCGAAGGCGACCCCCTCGTCGGCGAGCAGTTCGGAGACGTCGTCGGCGAAGGTGTGCAGCGTGCGCGGGCGCCCGTCGACGGTCAGCTCGATCGCCTTGTCCTTCGCCACGAACGCGGAGGTCCCACCCGCGAGGAACGCCACCACCAGCGCCTGCGGCACCAGCCGCCGCAGCGAACCGGACCGGTCTGCGGCCCGTCTGCGCCGTACGGCCCGCCGGGAGGAGGCCCGGCCTCCGCCGGGAGGCCCTTCCGGCCGGAGATCCTCATAGGCCGGCCGGTAGGTGTCCGCGTACACCCCGTAGGGCGGCGTCTCGGCCTCGTACGACGACGACCGCACGTCCGACCGCACGTCCGACCGCACGTTCGGCTGCACATTCGACGGCTGCGCATTGCTCACGACGACACGCTCCAGAGGGGATCCGGGTCCGGGTCGGGCGACGTGAACCTAGCGGACTCCGGTCACCCTCCAAAGCAACGCGGTCACGCAGTGTCGCGACACGGGCCGCTGATCATCTTTTTGGGTCCCCCGGACGGCCGATACGACGTGACCCCTCAGTAATCGAACGCCCTCGCCGTG of Streptomyces phaeolivaceus contains these proteins:
- a CDS encoding acyltransferase family protein → MTATASARTGVGARELAAATPSTRDRYVDLLRVASLGTVVLGHWLMAAVTTGGDGASGGGVEVGNLLAVEPRLQILTWALQIMPVFFFVGGFSHALAYRSLSRKSPDGGSVYPAFLRVRLQRLLRPTMVFIGVWGAAAVLLHLTGRGGGLLDVALRLVAQPLWFIGVYLAMVAFTPPLLKLHERYGWGAFGGLVAAAALVDVLRFALDVPFVEFLDFAFVWLAIHQLGFLRADGRLTRPYLLAGAGLAGAALLVAYGPYPLSMVGMPGEKVSNMAPPTFALLCHGLWLVGAVEWLRGPVARWLERPKVWRTVVAANGVSMTAFLWHLSAMLGVYGVLLALEVDLPAPASGDWWLQLPLRIGAAAVLTAGLVAVFRSFERPAARSAARPGGRSARTRAGSSRRSGAFSGPAAALGATLCLFGVLGLSMVGFGGLFEGRSALLIAVQVTAPVAVAMTLAGWALVELIGRGERSSA
- a CDS encoding 4-(cytidine 5'-diphospho)-2-C-methyl-D-erythritol kinase, whose translation is MSVTVRVPAKVNVQLAVGGARPDGFHDLANVFLAVGLYDEVTATPADELTVTCEGPGADQVPLDATNLAARAALALAARHGVEAAVHLHIAKDIPVAGGMAGGSADAAGALLACDTLWGTNASRAELLDICAELGSDVPFGLVGGAALGTGRGERLQPLDVGGTFHWVFAVADGGLSTPAVYREFDRLHAHDVVPEPVASQVLLDALAKGDVDALAAFLPGSNGLQPAALSLFPRLADTLAVGRAAGALAALVSGSGPTTAFLTRDADSARTVAERLLASGTCEAARVAASPAPGATVLPAVRP
- a CDS encoding ubiquitin-like domain-containing protein translates to MRSDVRSSSYEAETPPYGVYADTYRPAYEDLRPEGPPGGGRASSRRAVRRRRAADRSGSLRRLVPQALVVAFLAGGTSAFVAKDKAIELTVDGRPRTLHTFADDVSELLADEGVAFGAHDVIAPAPGTALSSGDEVAVHYGRPVALTLDGQRRKVWTTAHTVDGALQQLGVRAEGAYVSTSRSQRIGREGLALDVRTERTVTIMADGRTRTIRTNAATVGEAVEQAGVTLRGEDTTSAEWSSFPRDGQTVTVLRVTGSTEVREVPIPFRVRRVDDPSLFRGTEVVERAGAVGTRRVTYALRTVNGVKQRPRLLRTEIVREPRDQVVKVGTKAIPTSVAGAEGLNWSGLAACESGGRPNAVDPSGTYGGLYQFDTRTWQSLGGSGRPQDASAGEQTLRAKKLYVQRGASPWPHCGARLRG
- the rsmA gene encoding 16S rRNA (adenine(1518)-N(6)/adenine(1519)-N(6))-dimethyltransferase RsmA is translated as MTSPSPDALLGPADVRELAAALGVRPTKQRGQNFVIDANTVRRIVRTADVRPEDTVVEVGPGLGSLTLALLEVADRVTAVEIDDVLAAALPATITARMPARAARFALVHSDAMQVTELPGPPPTALVANLPYNVAVPVLLHMLETFPSIERTLVMVQAEVADRLAAGPGSKVYGVPSVKANWYARVKRAGAIGRNVFWPAPNVDSGLVSLVRRAEPLKTTADRREVFAVVDAAFAQRRKTLRAALAGWAGSAAAAEAALVAAGVSPQARGESLTVEEFAAIAENRVTDPAADTGTDSSTDSSTDHEESRQP